AATTAGAGAGAATATATTTAAAGGTATGTTCCTAATactccttaaaacaaaaatcattgatcgtgagtaaaaaaataaagaaaacagaaataaaaggACGAAAGAAGTGAACGGTGATGAAAACTTGAGATATttgtaaaaaagtaaattatactAACTATTTTTCACCCaaatgagagagagaaacaacacaaatttttttatagccatttattatttgtatttaagttatacatcattttataaatgataaatttattaacttttaaaataattattttgaaataatttgaaTGATAATACGGAATTAAACGacattataaaattgatttataatatgattatatgaGCATTCAACAAATTAAGAAATACTGGGAAGAATAAATTAAACACAACATTATAAGATAAATGGTAGATTAAAAATTGGACACACTAGATGGTGTTGTAATGGTGATGAGAGAGTGAAAAGAAGATTGATGGAGATATATGTTAGTTAATTTGGGAGTGATTGAGGTTGCAGCTTTGGTGAGGGTGTCGGTAATTAGTGAGTGGTGTGGCCCTGAGAGAGTGTGGTGGAGAATGAGAGAGGGGAGGTGGTGGTGTTTCCAAGAAGGAAACCAATCGGCGGATTGGGTCATGGAGATTGTATGAGAGATTTGGTTGTGTTGGGCATATGGGACTCCATGTGCTCAGACCCACTCGGATCCCTCTGTTCTTGTCACATTCACACACTACACcacccattttttttaatgccaCACTTTTTTTCAATCCTtcataattcttttaattttgttctgGAGGGTAATGGGGGTCCGTACCACCATTTCTTGTACgaaaattgaaatcaaattgtTACATAGGGGCCTTGCTTTGCTTTGGCACATATCATTGATGAGAGAGCTATTATAATTCAATATCATGCATCTCTTCTAACTGCAAATGTGTGGACATCCTCCTACCTGAGTTTTGTTTCTGTTCACAATTTTTTAACAGACCTTCTTTCTCCGTTATCTATTCATCCTTTGGACTTATTAAGATCTCCAAAATCATCTTACTGTGCAATCAAATGAAGCTCTCACATGGTAGGCCTCTAGGGATACCTAATGACATTTTTCCATTATTTCCCCTCCTAGTAGGTCACGGAGGACATTGATATATAAAACACAAAAGAATACacataataaatgtttaacattTATAATCATGAATATTAACTAACTTGACTTTTTTCTAATCACGTGTATTTTTGTTAGAAACAATCTTATTTAAAGAACCGTTGGTCAGATACTAAACATGAAAACTTAAACTTTGATTAGTCATATTACAAGACTCTATTCCATCTCTATAGGCCTAACCCGTGTTGATACCATTTAACTTATTTAATCATATAGTGAATGATGATAACCAAACATTGAATTAATcatctttaattagagaaaATTCTATGAATATAAATGAACTAGGCAGGCATGATGGCACCACAAAGGTTCAAacaaggaaaggaaaaataaatggaaaaaaaaaaaatcactggaGCAAAACTTATTGCAACAATATCAGCAATTAGgtttagaaaaaggaaaaggaaaactaAATGCATGCAGCTGGTGAGGAATATTCACAGTTGGTCTTGTAGAGAGGGAGGAATGACGATTTTTCTCAACCTGTTAATAACTTAATGATCAGCACATGAACTGACTCAGACTTTTATTGGTGAGCCCCGCGTTGTCTGCAGCTTGCATATGCAGTAAATGCCAAACAATAAACAAGCGACCAGATCATTCAAATGCATTGTCTCAATTTCGGATTTACCTCATTTTCTAGGTCattctttttaatgtttttaatgtaTGACCTTAAATTAATGATCAATGTAAATCAACAAACAATGTTACAGTACATTTTAGAGCCAATCTTGtggctcttttttttctttttttttcttcaattctatTATACGGGCTGCAAATTGCAATGCAACATTATAAGAGTGTTCCACCAGGTTTTCTGATAGGTTAGTAACAACCTAAACAAGTCTCTTTGCATCACACTTTCCACCATTAGCATTTTAACTATTCTAAAGTAAGAAGTAGGAAAAAAcaagagttacaacttacaagtgGTTGTACATTCTAAAAGCTAGCCTCCACATAAAAGTTAATCTTATCCAGTATAGCTAGCTATTAGATAGAGCTTCCAAAAGGTAGCTACAGTAACTTCCTCCACATGGAAGGCCAATGTGGCTCCATGAGGGGTGAAGGTGGGCACATGTCcgttcaaatttttaaaatcatatgaaTACTGTGATGTCGTATTCGGTCCAATGCTCAAACTATTTGTTTGGGGTTTGATTCCAATAAAACAATGaggtatttttcttctttcaaaataaaaaacctaaatAGAAGGAAATTATGCAAGCACCAAACCTACTTTCAAGGATAAATTGTTACTGTGCCTAGGTGAGGAAAATTTGGTAGCATTTGaaccatttgataaaattttaaatggaaTCCAGTTGTTAAAGAAACTCGTGAGGAATCTGTTTTTATAATGGCCAAAGGTGGTTAAAAACACTATGGTTAAACAATGAAACTCCTTTGTATCCGGTGTGTATAACCCGCATAAAAACACTTTACATTATCCACATTTTTACTCGTACAGTAGTACACGTACCAGtctgatttatttatttctacttGGAAAATAGTTATTGCaggaaaatttttttaaaaaaaaaaattatcttgagCAAAGGAATGTGTGGATTGAATTACAAGATAGGACTCAAATTCGGTTGTACAGTTTATTGATAACTGAAACCAATGTTTACAAGGTTTGCCCAGAGAAAGCTGGCTCTTTCTGGGGAAGCACTAACTCATGTCATCATCATCGTCTTACACAAAGCACCACCAGAGACTGCTACTTCTCCACTATGAAGAACCTTTTCTTATTCTCCACAAGGATTGCTCCACCTGGCCAAACTATTCACAAGACAACATTCTTCTAGAACAACCTTGTCATGCCATACTGAACAGGTCCAACCTTTCTATGAGCAGTGGTACTAATCCCACCATATTGATGAGCCTTTGACTGCAGCAACTTTGTCTCAATGGCTATTCGGTCATCCTGCTCTATCTTGTTCACTCCTGCTCGTGTCATGAAAAAAGGGTTGGTGTCAATATTGATAGCTGTGTCTGGTGCTATTTTGGCATTCACACCACATTGCTGAGCAAGTTTTGATTGTAAAGATACACCCTTGTCAGCTTCTGTTGCTGACCTTTCTTGTTTTCCAGAGGTTGATCGTTGATAATGATTCGTAGGGAGGATAGGTTGAGAAGGAAGAACAGAACCTCTCATAAATGTCCTTGGATCATATGTACCCTTgacaacacttgcatattcgTATGGAATCACTGGCCCAACAACTTTTCCAGGTTTTGCTGAATACAAGAATGTTAGCTTATTGATTACTAATAATGCATACAAACTAAACAAAGGCATGATGATAATTGATAACAATCACATACCTTGTGAAAATTTTTGCAGACCCGGAATAGACCTTGGCGCAGGACTTTCTGTATCCCtggaattattattaaattcccCAGTTGTCTGCCGGTTTATGCAGGAAGCAATGTTTGATTGCTCTTTCGAGGGTACCATATTTGAATGTACCATTGTTGACCTGTCAATGATTCCAAAAAAGAGGAaagcaaacaaacaaaagttCAGTGTGATGTAATCTGATTAGGCTCCCTATGAATGAAACAGTTGTAACAGCAAATGCAGCCAGGAGAAGATGTGGATTATTTTGGTcgatttcatctcatgccatgcTGAGACATTCAAAGAGCAGATAAATAGGATAGTGGGGAAATGAATTAAGAAAAAGGGCACATAGAAAGTAATTAGCAGCAATATAAAACATGGCTCAAATAAATATCAACAGCGGGTTTGAAGTGAAGGGTATATACAACCCTTAGACTTCACTACTAATCCATGTCTCTAGTCAATGTAAGATCTCAACATTTAACTACAAGGTGTAAACACCACTTTGATACTGTATTACGCTATGTAAAAACTGTTGGAAAGTCATCTTAATTGCGGTCATCCTTGACCTGCCTTAATTGCAGCTTtgaaggggtgtatttagtatcAACTAGAGATATGATGTAAATGGAGGTTATAAAGTTTGGATAATCCTCACCTTACAAGTGAGTTTTGTGGGATTGAGTTATGTCTAACGCTGTTCATGATTTGGTTATTCAAGTAACCATAACCATAACTACTAAATAACCAGACTACAAGTTGTTATCATAACCATAACCAAAACCAAATTTGTACAACCTGTTATGATTTGACATAACcggttattgttttaaaaaactgGTTATATCTAATGAAGAGAtatcttaaatataatacaatcaAAGTAACCTATTGTTAACAACCTATGATTACAACCAATGACAAGTGAAACCAATGAGATACTACTACATTAGTGAATTACCTTGGAAGTGATGCATGCTTTCTTTCAAGTGGCATAATTGGATAACTTTTACCACCATTTTCCTCGAGATGAGAAAACTGCTGTTTGAACTGATCAACAGCACTGTGAAGAATATGCACCAATAAAGGGTAAGGAGAGAATAATAGAGTAGAacatatgaattaaaaatattaaggaaAAGAAGATAAACAGTTGAAGTATAAATcaataaaccaaaaataaaaaccttgGATAAAGAAAATTAGTTCTCTCTGTTCCATTTATGTAGTCTTTCAATAATTGAGGATGGTACTCTAGAATCTCACGGAAAATTAACTCTCCAATTTCTTCCTTTGTGACTCTTCTCCTTTCGAATTCAAACTCCATTTTTGTAATAGGCTGGCAGGAAGGTTCCCTCTCAATCTTTGAAAGTCCCTTGAAGTAAGGATCAGCTAATGCCTGAAAATGTCAAATCCTTCAGAATTCTAAAGCAAGGAAGTCACATATTGTTGCACATCAATTATACATTTCTATTCTCCAAactagccgaccccacctagtgggatcaggcgttgttgttgttgtattctCCAAACTCCAAAGAAAAAGCATAAGCTCAAGAAGCAGTTAATTATCTGAGTAGAATGATTtttcaacacacacacacacacgtaaGAAATAGAGAACAATATAAAAACCTCTTCAGCAGTAGGCCGATCTTTTGGATCAAAGGCGAGCAACCTTTCCAGTAGTCGTAGTGCTAAAGGGTCTGCATTAGGAAATTTTTGTGCAAATGGTATAGGCTGCTTTTTCCTCATACTAGTTAGGTATCTCCGTGCCTTATCATTGCGTACCTGCATCCAACACAGATTCAAAATTGTAAACCAGCCAAACAATGATGTTAGTGAAACTTAGTTAAGAAAATACAAGCAGTTTTCCctctaaagagaaaaaaagaaactaccTTGGATATAGTATCCAGCGAGGGAGTGCCAAGCAAATCTGTCATCAGATCCAACTGATGGACAACGTTTTTCCCAGGGAAAAGAGGCTTTCCTATTAATACTTCAGCAAAGATGCAACCTATACTCCAAATGTCAATTGCTGGAGTATACTGCAGTCAGTACCTTACCGTTAGCTCATCAGCAGacacaaaataaaactaatagaaACAGAAAACCAGTGGATTAAGAATAAATAACAGATTGGTCTTGGGTCTTACTTTTAGTTATTGATGAGAAAGAAGATAACAGAAAGCATGTATCATGGGTTGATATGCAATTTCTACACACAAAACTAATGAGCATGAATTAGGTATGGTGTGAGTCAAGACTATGCATAATTAGGTTCTCTACCACTTATATGATATCTGAAAATCTTGAAAAAGCCATACCCTTGAGTAAAATGATCCACAGAGTTCTGGTGCTCTATACCACCTTGTAGCAACATAATCCTATAGAAATGTATTTAAGTAAGCAAGAAAACATCAGCCCCTATGTTACCAATATCTTTTATATGAGGGAGCAAAAAATCTAGCAAAGCTGTTGAAAAGGTACAAAACAAACAGAGAAAATGTTGGGATGGAATACCGTCCAAAACACAGTTGTTGGTGTGTCATTGAAAGCAACTCTAGCTAACCcaaaatcacatattttaaGTTTACAGTTTGCATTGGCTAGTATATTCTTTGGCTTCAAGTCTCGATGATAGACATTTGCTGCAATGTGTTGAAATGTAATTGGTGAGCAATATTGACATTGATGCCAGCAACCTTATGTTGATAAATAgacaaagtaaaatataaaaaggacaaatgaataagaaaaacattttgGCAAAACCATAAAAGTACTATACAAGTTTAAGGAGATCCAGGAATGAGGTGCAAAAAAAAGTCAACAACAGCAAtagttagagaaaaaaatatagatgatCCTGACATCTTTGTAAGAAAAAAGCTAAGGAATGACACAATTTCAATTACATTTCATTGTAGAGAGAAAACAAGCTATAGTCACTAACAACACAATGCACATTAAAAGAAGATATTCATGAACAAGTAACTATCAAATATTGAAGAATACCAGTGTGAATATACTTCAATGCTCGAAGTAACtggtaaagaaaaaattgatagtGCTCTTTTGTTAGGTCATCATTGGCTTTAATGACTTGATGCAGATCAGACTCCATGAGCTCaaaaacaacataaatatctttaaagtcCCTCCTAGAAGGAGGCAGCATAACATGCTTAATTTCAACAATATCAGGATGTCGAAGAAGTCTAAGCAACTTTATCTCACGCAGAATACGCGCAGCATCAGATACATGCTCAAAGATATCATGAATCTTTTTAATTGCTACTTTTTCGCCAGTATGAGTGTCAATAGCTGAACAAACAACACCATAGCTTCCTTTTCCAATGACCTCTTGAATTTTGTACCTGCTGACATCGCCATAATCGGAGAAAAATTCCATCTCCATTGAGCCCTGTAACAAAGATATTAAAGTAATCCGCAAAG
The genomic region above belongs to Glycine max cultivar Williams 82 chromosome 14, Glycine_max_v4.0, whole genome shotgun sequence and contains:
- the LOC100305373 gene encoding MAPK, giving the protein MHIGTPTRTSPTSESPILKMDDAHKATTSNFTRAFGGRSFTGITMGSMEMEFFSDYGDVSRYKIQEVIGKGSYGVVCSAIDTHTGEKVAIKKIHDIFEHVSDAARILREIKLLRLLRHPDIVEIKHVMLPPSRRDFKDIYVVFELMESDLHQVIKANDDLTKEHYQFFLYQLLRALKYIHTANVYHRDLKPKNILANANCKLKICDFGLARVAFNDTPTTVFWTDYVATRWYRAPELCGSFYSRFYFVSADELTVRNDKARRYLTSMRKKQPIPFAQKFPNADPLALRLLERLLAFDPKDRPTAEEALADPYFKGLSKIEREPSCQPITKMEFEFERRRVTKEEIGELIFREILDAVDQFKQQFSHLEENGGKSYPIMPLERKHASLPRSTMVHSNMVPSKEQSNIASCINRQTTGEFNNNSRDTESPAPRSIPGLQKFSQAKPGKVVGPVIPYEYASVVKGTYDPRTFMRGSVLPSQPILPTNHYQRSTSGKQERSATEADKGVSLQSKLAQQCGVNAKIAPDTAINIDTNPFFMTRAGVNKIEQDDRIAIETKLLQSKAHQYGGISTTAHRKVGPVQYGMTRLF
- the LOC100305373 gene encoding MAPK isoform X1 gives rise to the protein MQQDQRKKGSMEMEFFSDYGDVSRYKIQEVIGKGSYGVVCSAIDTHTGEKVAIKKIHDIFEHVSDAARILREIKLLRLLRHPDIVEIKHVMLPPSRRDFKDIYVVFELMESDLHQVIKANDDLTKEHYQFFLYQLLRALKYIHTANVYHRDLKPKNILANANCKLKICDFGLARVAFNDTPTTVFWTDYVATRWYRAPELCGSFYSRYTPAIDIWSIGCIFAEVLIGKPLFPGKNVVHQLDLMTDLLGTPSLDTISKVRNDKARRYLTSMRKKQPIPFAQKFPNADPLALRLLERLLAFDPKDRPTAEEALADPYFKGLSKIEREPSCQPITKMEFEFERRRVTKEEIGELIFREILEYHPQLLKDYINGTERTNFLYPSAVDQFKQQFSHLEENGGKSYPIMPLERKHASLPRSTMVHSNMVPSKEQSNIASCINRQTTGEFNNNSRDTESPAPRSIPGLQKFSQAKPGKVVGPVIPYEYASVVKGTYDPRTFMRGSVLPSQPILPTNHYQRSTSGKQERSATEADKGVSLQSKLAQQCGVNAKIAPDTAINIDTNPFFMTRAGVNKIEQDDRIAIETKLLQSKAHQYGGISTTAHRKVGPVQYGMTRLF